A genomic segment from Oncorhynchus keta strain PuntledgeMale-10-30-2019 chromosome 7, Oket_V2, whole genome shotgun sequence encodes:
- the LOC118374011 gene encoding guanylate-binding protein 1-like, with translation MDSPMCLVKNADGELCVEPEAIDYLMGLKQKVVVVSVVGLYRTGKSYLMNKLAQKRSGFALGATIQSKTKGIWMWCVPHPEKTDHTLVLLDTEGLGDVEKGDSKNDAWIFSLAILLSSTLVYNSRGTIDNDAVEKLQYVNELTEMIKVKSSTDNEEEGEGTQFMQFFPNFVWTVRDFTLKLEMDSREITPDEYLENSLKLKTGTSKKINDYNFPRECIRNFFPSRKCFVFPSPTTPDNMQRLDSMDEAELSELFREVADTFCRFIFQESRMKTVIGGHTLTGEMLGHLVNTYVETIAKGNVPCLENAVLAMAKIENQAAVDEGLVVYQKGMEDVKALFPVDINQLSENHLRSETQATKAFMKRSFKDKDGEFLQALAEDISKHYGDLSKQNKDASEKKCKDLLEKLSAQMDQGMKEGTYATPGGYELYCNHHDNIVAQYRAEPNKGVRAEEILEQFLKDKSAESNSILQADKQLTENEKEIQAEKKKTAELEQEKAAFREQQAEMERTIENNRISQEKYLKEMKEKMEEERKQQQQEFNRTLERRMQEQKDLLEKGHKEKAELMRQEILEIKKRDELERETNTQNQKVLMELFNRQAVGQKEQMEMLMRELNNRSQTPVQVVERLVPQPSCIVM, from the exons GTTTTGCCCTTGGAGCCACCATCCAGTCTAAGACTAAGGGCATCTGGATGTGGTGTGTCCCTCATCCTGAAAAAACAGACCACACCCTGGTGCTGCTGGATACGGAGGGACTGGGGGATGTGGAGAAG GGGGATTCTAAGAACGATGCCTGGATCTTCTCGCTGGCCATTCTGTTAAGCAGTACTCTGGTCTACAACAGTCGAGGGACCATCGACAATGATGCTGTGGAGAAGCTTCA ATATGTGAACGAGCTGACAGAGATGATCAAGGTGAAGTCTTCCACTGACaatgaggaggaaggagagggcaccCAGTTTATGCAGTTCTTTCCTAATTTTGTGTGGACCGTCAGAGATTTCACTCTAAAGCTCGAGATGGACAGCAGAGAAATCACTCCAGACGAGTATCTGGAGAATTCCCTGAAACTCAAGACAG GTACTAGTAAAAAGATCAATGACTACAACTTCCCGCGAGAGTGCATCCGGAACTTCTTCCCCTCACGCAAGTGTTTTGTGTTCCCCTCCCCTACAACTCCTGACAACATGCAACGACTGGATTCCATGGACGAGGCTGAGCTTTCTGAACTCTTCAGAGAGGTCGCAGATACTTTCTGCCGCTTTATTTTCCAGGAGAGCCGTATGAAGACTGTTATAGGGGGACACACATTGACTGGAGAGA TGTTGGGGCACTTGGTCAACACCTATGTGGAGACCATAGCCAAAGGCAATGTGCCCTGTCTGGAGAATGCTGTGTTGGCCATGGCTAAAATTGAGAACCAGGCTGCTGTGGATGAGGGCCTGGTGGTGTACCAGAAGGGAATGGAGGATGTGAAGGCCTTATTCCCAGTGGACATCAATCAGCTGTCAGAGAACCATCTTCGCTCAGAGACCCAGGCCACAAAGGCATTCATGAAGCGATCCTTCAAAGACAAAGATGGGGAATTCTTGCAAGCTCTGGCG GAGGACATTAGCAAACACTACGGCGACCTTTCCAAACAGAACAAGGATGCCTCAGAGAAGAAGTGCAAGGATCTTCTGGAGAAGCTGTCTGCTCAGATGGATCAGGGGATGAAGGAGGGAACTTACGCCACACCGGGAGGCTATGAGCTTTACTGCAATCACCATGACAACATAGTGGCACAGTACCGGGCTGAGCCTAACAAAGGAGTCAGG GCTGAGGAGATTCTGGAGCAGTTCCTGAAGGACAAGAGTGCAGAGTCCAACTCCATCCTGCAAGCTGACAAACAACTGACGGAAAATGAGAAAGAAATCCAAG CGGAGAAGAAGAAAACAGCTGAGTTGGAGCAGGAGAAGGCAGCATTCAGGGAGCAACAGGCAGAGATGGAGCGCACCATTGAGAACAATCGCATTAGCCAGGAGAAGTACTTGAAGGAGATGAaagagaagatggaggaggagaggaagcaaCAGCAGCAGGAGTTCAACAGGACCCTGGAACGCAGGATGCAGGAGCAGAAAGATCTCCTGGAGAAGGGCCATAAGGAGAAGGCTGAGCTAATGAGACAAGAGATCTTGGAGATTAAGAAGAGGGATGAATTGGAAAGGGAGACCAATACCCAGAATCAGAAGGTTCTGATGGAATTATTCAATCGGCAGGCTGTGGGACAGAAAGAACAGATGGAAATGTTAATGAGGGAGCTCAACAATAGATCACAGACCCCTGTACAAGTTGTTGAACGACTTGTTCCACAGCCGTCCTGTATCGTAATGTGA